A genomic stretch from Barnesiella intestinihominis YIT 11860 includes:
- a CDS encoding glycosyltransferase family 2 protein translates to MGVFFSIIIPVYNGEQYIKNCLDSIYRQGLGDDDFEVICVNDCSTDNTAQVISEYGKFHQNIRLINHETNRRQGSARNTGVKVAKGDYILYIDADDTFESNALPLLKKELEKYEGIDILKFDYFLVKDSAIKTCIAVSDNQDVMSGREFLKRNSIPWVPWLCVYRRRFLVDNNLFFEENVLFEDADYVIDCIRRAVSIKYVPIIVYRYRVYDTQTSQIGADINKVVGLFELNERIKSLCLDEKERDYGVAMVINAHYEFRFKSIIRRYWWRLSYKDRKELLVTYKPMLPCKDKLVSFIGRYPRLFFMVSTIVKPLLPGLRYVYLKIKDRKSSLL, encoded by the coding sequence ATGGGTGTGTTCTTTTCTATTATTATTCCGGTCTATAATGGGGAACAGTATATAAAAAATTGTTTGGACAGCATTTATCGGCAGGGACTGGGGGACGATGATTTTGAAGTGATTTGTGTCAATGACTGTTCAACGGATAATACGGCACAGGTTATTTCGGAATATGGGAAATTTCATCAAAATATACGATTGATTAATCATGAAACAAACCGACGACAGGGAAGCGCTCGCAATACAGGTGTAAAAGTTGCTAAGGGTGATTATATTTTGTATATTGATGCAGATGATACTTTTGAGTCGAACGCATTGCCTTTGCTGAAAAAGGAATTAGAAAAATATGAGGGGATAGATATACTGAAATTTGATTATTTTCTTGTTAAGGATAGTGCAATAAAAACGTGTATTGCGGTGTCCGATAACCAAGATGTGATGAGCGGCCGTGAATTTCTAAAAAGGAATTCTATACCGTGGGTTCCCTGGCTTTGCGTTTATCGTCGGAGGTTTCTGGTAGACAATAATTTGTTTTTTGAAGAGAATGTATTGTTTGAAGATGCCGATTATGTCATAGATTGTATAAGACGTGCAGTATCGATAAAATATGTTCCAATTATAGTATATCGATATAGGGTGTATGATACTCAAACTTCGCAAATAGGTGCAGACATAAATAAGGTGGTCGGGTTGTTTGAGTTGAATGAGCGGATAAAATCCCTTTGTTTAGACGAAAAAGAGAGAGATTATGGTGTAGCGATGGTGATAAATGCACATTATGAATTTCGGTTTAAAAGTATTATTCGCCGTTATTGGTGGCGTTTGTCATATAAAGATAGAAAAGAATTATTAGTAACCTATAAACCGATGTTACCTTGTAAAGACAAGTTGGTTTCATTTATCGGGAGATATCCCCGGCTGTTTTTTATGGTGAGTACTATTGTAAAGCCGTTGTTGCCGGGTTTGAGATATGTTTATTTAAAAATCAAAGATAGAAAGTCATCGTTGTTATAG
- a CDS encoding acyltransferase family protein, whose amino-acid sequence MLGNATQPVGQRLASLDILRGFDLFLLVFLQPVLVSLGACVDSSVMNAVLYQFDHEVWEGFRFWDLVMPLFLFMTGVSMPFSFSKYERVESRRFIYKKVLRRFVILFLLGMVVQGNLLGLDLKYIRLYSNTLQAIAAGYLIAALIQLNFSLKGQMGMTFLLLLAYWFPMTFFGDFTPEGNFAERVDRFVLGRFRDGVYWNADGTWSFSSDYHYTWILSSLTFGVTVMLGVFAGRMMKEGTFHRQKVARRLFLVGVALIVAAWAWSFQMPVIKRIWTCSMTLLSGGYCFLLMALFYYWIDCKGHDWGLNWLKIYGMNSITAYLLGEVVNFRCIVASVSYGLERYLGDYYSVWLCFANYLIVFFILRQLYKRNVFLRI is encoded by the coding sequence ATGTTGGGAAATGCGACACAGCCTGTCGGCCAGCGTTTGGCTTCATTGGATATTCTGCGAGGATTCGACTTGTTTTTACTGGTGTTTTTACAGCCTGTATTGGTCTCGTTGGGAGCATGTGTGGATAGCTCTGTGATGAATGCCGTTTTGTATCAATTCGACCATGAGGTGTGGGAGGGATTTCGTTTTTGGGATTTGGTGATGCCGCTGTTCCTTTTTATGACGGGTGTTTCGATGCCGTTTTCTTTTTCGAAGTATGAGAGGGTGGAAAGCCGGCGGTTCATTTATAAAAAGGTATTGAGACGTTTTGTCATACTTTTCTTGTTGGGCATGGTTGTTCAGGGTAATTTGCTGGGTCTCGATCTTAAATATATTCGCTTGTATTCAAACACGTTGCAGGCTATCGCTGCCGGATATTTGATCGCTGCGCTCATTCAATTGAACTTTTCTTTAAAAGGGCAGATGGGTATGACGTTTCTGTTGTTGTTGGCCTATTGGTTCCCTATGACATTTTTTGGAGATTTCACACCGGAAGGGAATTTTGCCGAGAGGGTGGATCGTTTTGTCTTGGGCCGATTCCGTGACGGTGTTTATTGGAATGCAGACGGGACATGGAGCTTCTCATCGGACTATCATTACACTTGGATATTGAGCAGTCTCACTTTTGGGGTTACCGTTATGTTGGGCGTGTTTGCGGGTCGAATGATGAAAGAGGGTACTTTTCATCGGCAGAAGGTGGCTCGCCGGTTGTTTTTGGTAGGGGTGGCCCTTATCGTTGCGGCTTGGGCATGGAGTTTTCAAATGCCGGTTATCAAACGTATATGGACTTGTAGCATGACATTGCTGTCTGGCGGATATTGTTTTTTATTGATGGCTTTGTTTTATTATTGGATAGATTGTAAAGGCCATGATTGGGGATTGAACTGGCTGAAAATATATGGTATGAATTCTATAACGGCTTATCTGTTGGGGGAGGTTGTTAATTTCCGGTGCATAGTGGCATCGGTCAGTTATGGCTTGGAGCGGTATTTGGGTGATTATTATTCGGTATGGCTGTGTTTCGCCAACTATCTCATAGTCTTTTTTATACTCCGACAGTTGTATAAGCGAAATGTCTTTCTTAGAATATAG
- the rpsO gene encoding 30S ribosomal protein S15, whose amino-acid sequence MYLDSEKKKEIFEKYGKSNTDTGSPEAQIALFSYRIAHLTEHLKSNHKDHSTERALKMLVGKRRRLLDYLIKVDINRYRAIIAQKELGIRK is encoded by the coding sequence ATGTATTTAGATTCTGAGAAAAAGAAAGAGATCTTTGAGAAATACGGAAAGTCCAATACTGATACTGGCTCACCCGAAGCTCAGATTGCATTATTTTCCTACCGTATTGCTCATTTGACTGAACATTTGAAGTCAAATCATAAAGATCATAGCACTGAACGAGCTCTTAAAATGTTGGTTGGTAAACGTCGTCGTTTGCTCGACTACCTCATCAAAGTCGACATCAACCGCTACCGTGCCATCATTGCACAAAAAGAGTTGGGTATCAGAAAGTAA
- a CDS encoding nucleoside phosphorylase encodes MKHFPESEFIINADGSVFHLHLQPEQLRDKIILVGDPGRVDLVASFFDTREFEVSSREFHTIGGTYKGKLVMCLSHGIGTDNIDIVVNELDALANIDFSTRYEKPQFRQLTLVRVGTSGGLQPHVPIGTPVIAEKSIGFDGVLNFYAGRDRVCDLDFERAFCEFVKWNPLWAAPYVVDADSELVARIGGDDMVRGVTISANGFYGPQGRELRIPLADPELNKKIEAFKYGSQVVTNYEMESSALAGLAKLMGHKAMTVCSIIANRVAHHANPNYKTAVSDLIQTVLERI; translated from the coding sequence ATGAAACATTTTCCAGAATCGGAGTTTATTATCAATGCAGACGGTAGTGTATTTCACTTGCATTTGCAGCCCGAGCAGTTGCGGGATAAAATAATATTGGTGGGAGACCCGGGACGGGTCGATTTGGTCGCATCGTTTTTCGATACACGTGAATTTGAAGTTTCGAGCAGAGAGTTTCACACGATTGGCGGTACTTACAAGGGTAAATTGGTGATGTGTTTGTCGCATGGTATCGGAACCGATAATATCGATATCGTAGTGAATGAACTCGATGCTTTGGCAAATATCGATTTTTCCACTCGATATGAGAAACCTCAATTTCGACAGTTGACTCTGGTGAGGGTAGGTACTTCGGGTGGATTACAGCCTCATGTACCAATCGGGACCCCTGTAATAGCCGAGAAATCTATCGGTTTCGATGGTGTGCTTAATTTTTATGCCGGTCGGGATAGGGTCTGTGACCTTGATTTTGAAAGAGCTTTTTGTGAGTTTGTGAAGTGGAATCCTTTATGGGCTGCTCCTTATGTAGTAGATGCCGATTCGGAATTGGTCGCTCGTATCGGCGGTGACGATATGGTGCGAGGTGTCACGATCTCTGCCAATGGTTTCTATGGGCCACAAGGCAGGGAATTGAGAATTCCTTTGGCCGACCCTGAACTGAACAAGAAAATAGAGGCTTTTAAATACGGTTCGCAGGTCGTGACTAATTATGAAATGGAAAGCTCGGCATTGGCAGGTTTGGCTAAACTTATGGGGCACAAGGCGATGACTGTGTGCAGTATCATTGCCAATAGGGTAGCACATCATGCTAATCCTAATTATAAAACAGCCGTATCGGATCTTATTCAAACGGTTTTGGAAAGAATATAG
- a CDS encoding glycoside hydrolase family 57 protein, producing MKTICFYFQIHQPFRLKRYRFFDIGNDHYYYDDFANDDIITRIAQRSYLPANATLLEMIKNANGKFKVAFSISGVALEQLEVCVPEFIDSMKELVKTDCVEFLSETYAHSLASLCDPEEFKMQVRQHDEKIEQLFGVKPKVFRNTELIFSDDIASMIASMGFKGVITEGAKHILGWKSPNYLYSSAAAPKLKMLLKNYKMSDDISFRFSNYEWSDYPLTAEKFISWVKNYPEEEPIVNLFMNYETLGELQPRESGIFEFMKALPRFAEQEGVGFCTPTEAISKLKPVDMLSVPYPMSWADEARDTSAWLGNTLQNEAFRKLYSVAERVRLCDDRRLKQDWYYLQASDHFYYMCTKYLSDGAVHSHYSPYDSPYEAFTNYMNVLSDFIVRVEAQYPESIENEELNALLTTIRNQSAEIEMLQKELKSARIERHSKRAEAKKAKEAKAAESSKKVVSKKD from the coding sequence ATGAAAACTATTTGTTTCTATTTTCAAATTCATCAACCGTTTCGATTGAAACGATATCGTTTCTTCGATATAGGTAACGATCACTATTACTATGATGATTTTGCCAATGACGATATTATCACTCGCATAGCTCAGCGTTCTTACCTCCCGGCGAATGCGACATTACTTGAAATGATTAAAAATGCCAATGGTAAGTTCAAGGTGGCTTTTTCCATATCGGGGGTAGCCTTAGAGCAACTCGAAGTTTGTGTGCCTGAATTTATCGACAGCATGAAAGAATTGGTCAAGACCGATTGTGTGGAGTTCTTATCCGAAACTTATGCGCACTCGTTGGCATCGTTGTGCGATCCGGAGGAGTTCAAGATGCAGGTGAGACAACACGACGAGAAGATAGAGCAGCTTTTCGGCGTGAAGCCCAAAGTGTTCAGAAATACCGAGTTGATATTTTCCGACGACATAGCCTCTATGATAGCTTCGATGGGATTCAAAGGCGTTATTACAGAGGGAGCGAAGCATATTTTGGGTTGGAAGAGCCCGAATTATTTGTATAGTTCGGCAGCTGCTCCCAAGCTGAAAATGTTGTTGAAAAATTACAAAATGAGCGATGATATTTCATTCCGTTTCTCTAATTACGAATGGAGCGATTATCCTTTGACGGCAGAGAAGTTTATTTCGTGGGTGAAGAATTATCCCGAAGAAGAACCTATCGTCAATCTTTTCATGAATTACGAGACATTGGGCGAACTGCAACCTCGCGAATCGGGTATTTTCGAGTTTATGAAAGCCCTTCCTCGTTTTGCCGAACAAGAGGGTGTCGGGTTCTGCACGCCGACCGAGGCGATCAGTAAATTGAAACCGGTCGATATGCTGTCGGTTCCTTATCCGATGTCGTGGGCCGACGAAGCACGGGACACCAGTGCATGGTTGGGAAACACGTTGCAGAACGAAGCATTCCGCAAGCTCTATTCAGTTGCCGAGCGCGTCCGCTTGTGTGACGACCGTCGTTTGAAACAAGACTGGTATTATTTGCAAGCCAGCGACCACTTCTATTATATGTGTACGAAGTATTTGTCCGACGGAGCTGTACATAGCCATTACAGTCCTTACGATAGTCCGTATGAGGCTTTTACCAATTACATGAATGTGCTCAGCGATTTTATCGTACGGGTGGAAGCGCAATATCCCGAATCGATAGAAAACGAAGAGTTGAATGCTTTATTGACGACGATTCGGAATCAGTCGGCCGAAATAGAGATGTTGCAAAAGGAGCTGAAATCGGCTCGGATTGAGCGACACTCTAAACGAGCGGAAGCAAAAAAAGCGAAGGAGGCAAAGGCTGCTGAAAGTTCAAAGAAAGTCGTTTCTAAGAAAGATTGA
- a CDS encoding glycosyltransferase family 4 protein, whose translation MKALMFGWEFPPHILGGLGTASYGLTKGMAECGDIDITFVIPKPYGDEDKTFAHIIGAANTPVAWRDVSWDYVQQRYGYCMDPQEYFDLRSHIYADFNYLKTNDLGCIEFSGRYPDNLMEEINNYSIVAGVIARTVQFDVIHSHDWLTYPAGIHAKQVSGKPLVIHVHATDFDRSRGNVNPTVYNIERDGMLHADHIITVSNLTRQTVIEKYHIDPAKVTTVHNAVEPLSDEIKSIEVPHSPKEKVVTFLGRITMQKGPEYFVEAAARVLKKTNGVRFVMAGSGDMMNKMILLSAQRNISDRFHFTGFLRGKQVYEMLKASDVYVMPSVSEPFGISPLEAMQVGVPSIISKQSGCAEILTNVIKTDYWDIDAMADAIYSIITYPAIYKQLREEGEREVNEIKWKYAGQKVIDIYHKVMHN comes from the coding sequence ATGAAAGCGCTTATGTTCGGTTGGGAGTTTCCTCCTCATATCTTGGGAGGTTTGGGTACGGCCAGTTATGGGCTGACCAAAGGCATGGCAGAGTGTGGCGATATAGACATCACGTTTGTCATACCTAAACCATACGGAGACGAGGATAAAACTTTTGCCCATATTATCGGAGCTGCGAATACACCTGTCGCATGGAGAGACGTAAGTTGGGATTATGTACAGCAGCGTTATGGCTATTGTATGGATCCCCAAGAATATTTCGATCTTCGCAGCCATATTTATGCGGATTTTAATTATCTGAAAACCAATGATCTGGGGTGTATCGAATTTTCGGGACGTTACCCCGATAATCTGATGGAGGAGATAAATAATTACTCGATTGTAGCCGGGGTGATTGCCCGTACGGTTCAGTTCGATGTCATTCATTCCCATGATTGGCTCACCTATCCGGCCGGTATTCACGCCAAGCAGGTGAGCGGTAAACCGCTGGTTATTCACGTGCATGCGACCGATTTCGACCGAAGCCGGGGTAATGTAAATCCTACGGTGTATAATATCGAACGGGACGGTATGTTGCATGCCGACCATATTATTACGGTAAGTAATCTGACTCGTCAGACGGTTATCGAAAAGTATCATATCGATCCGGCGAAGGTGACGACCGTGCACAATGCCGTAGAGCCTTTGAGCGACGAGATTAAATCGATAGAAGTTCCTCACAGTCCGAAAGAAAAGGTGGTTACTTTCTTGGGACGCATTACCATGCAAAAAGGCCCTGAGTATTTTGTGGAGGCTGCGGCGCGGGTGTTGAAGAAGACCAATGGAGTGAGGTTCGTCATGGCCGGGAGCGGAGATATGATGAATAAGATGATTCTCTTGTCGGCTCAGCGTAATATATCCGACCGTTTCCATTTTACCGGATTTTTGAGAGGAAAGCAGGTTTATGAAATGTTGAAGGCCAGCGATGTGTATGTGATGCCTTCGGTTTCGGAACCATTCGGTATTTCTCCGCTCGAAGCCATGCAAGTGGGTGTGCCTTCGATTATTTCGAAGCAGTCGGGGTGTGCCGAGATTTTGACCAATGTCATTAAGACCGACTATTGGGATATCGATGCTATGGCCGATGCCATTTATTCTATAATCACTTATCCTGCTATCTATAAGCAACTGCGCGAAGAAGGAGAGCGGGAGGTGAACGAAATCAAATGGAAATATGCCGGACAGAAAGTAATCGATATTTACCACAAGGTAATGCACAATTAA
- a CDS encoding glycogen debranching enzyme N-terminal domain-containing protein has translation MSYLKFDKNLMINLEWSLPKEMLRTNKSGAYHCTTIVDCNTRKQHGLLVIPIPELDKDNHVMLSSLDETVIQHGAAFNLGLHKYRGDCFSPNGHKYIREFNCESVPQTMYRVGGVIMTKEKVFISHENRILIKYTLVDAHSPTVLQFRPFLAFRNANELCVENYVLDQRYEEVANGISCCLYQGYPRLYMQFNKAPQFIFDPHWYKGIEYIKDQERGYPYQEDLYVPGYFELPIKKGESIIFSAGTIEAKPRSFARTYNEELANRHMCRSSFFNCLKNSAQQFYFKTKRGHYLLAGYPWFGVRARDQFIALPGCTLAVGDDKTFEDVMHSSEKALRHFMSSGELDENIGEIDLPDIPLWALWTVYHYAKEKGMEICRQKYGKFVCDILDYIVKGGHPNLFLHDNGLLYSNGKERVISWMNAVVDGRPVNPRSGYLVEFNGLWYNGLRFAAALFAEDKEMASKVEQWNAIADKTAESFVHTFLNDYGYLVDYVDGAMSDWSVRPNMLIALSLDYSPLDKRQRKRALEVVTRELLTPKGIRTLSPKSYGYNPTYVGSQTEREYAYHQGPARPWLMGAYADAYLKIFGISGVSFLERMLIGFEDEMSQTCIGSISELFDGNPPFAGRGAISYAANVGEILRVLNLLKKYNM, from the coding sequence ATGAGTTATCTGAAATTTGACAAGAATCTGATGATAAATCTCGAATGGTCTTTGCCGAAAGAGATGTTGCGGACCAATAAGTCGGGGGCCTATCATTGTACGACAATCGTTGATTGCAATACTCGAAAACAGCATGGGTTGTTGGTTATCCCGATACCCGAGTTGGACAAGGATAATCACGTGATGCTGTCGTCTTTGGACGAAACCGTGATACAGCATGGAGCGGCCTTTAACTTGGGGTTGCATAAATATCGAGGCGATTGTTTCAGTCCTAACGGACACAAATACATTCGGGAGTTTAATTGCGAATCTGTCCCGCAAACGATGTATCGCGTGGGCGGGGTAATTATGACCAAAGAGAAAGTGTTTATTTCACATGAAAACCGTATATTGATCAAATATACTCTTGTCGATGCTCATTCCCCTACGGTGTTACAGTTTCGTCCGTTTCTGGCGTTTCGTAATGCCAACGAGCTGTGTGTCGAGAATTACGTACTCGACCAACGTTACGAGGAGGTGGCGAACGGAATAAGTTGTTGTCTGTATCAGGGGTATCCCCGGTTGTATATGCAATTTAATAAGGCTCCTCAGTTTATATTCGATCCCCATTGGTATAAAGGTATAGAATATATCAAAGATCAAGAACGCGGCTATCCTTATCAGGAAGATTTATATGTGCCGGGGTATTTCGAGCTCCCGATAAAAAAGGGCGAGAGTATTATTTTCTCGGCCGGTACGATAGAAGCGAAACCGCGTTCGTTCGCCCGTACTTACAATGAAGAACTCGCCAACCGTCACATGTGTCGGTCCAGTTTCTTCAATTGCTTGAAAAATTCGGCTCAGCAGTTTTATTTCAAAACAAAAAGAGGTCACTATTTATTAGCCGGTTATCCGTGGTTTGGGGTAAGGGCTCGCGACCAGTTCATCGCTTTGCCGGGATGTACGTTGGCTGTCGGAGACGACAAGACTTTTGAAGATGTGATGCATTCGTCGGAAAAAGCGTTACGTCACTTTATGTCGAGCGGAGAGCTCGATGAAAATATCGGAGAAATAGATTTGCCGGATATTCCTTTGTGGGCGTTATGGACTGTGTATCATTATGCCAAAGAGAAAGGTATGGAGATTTGCCGACAGAAATATGGGAAGTTTGTTTGCGATATTTTGGATTATATCGTGAAAGGTGGGCATCCCAACCTGTTCTTGCACGATAACGGATTGCTTTATTCCAATGGAAAGGAACGGGTAATTTCATGGATGAACGCGGTTGTCGACGGACGTCCTGTGAATCCGAGAAGCGGCTATTTGGTCGAATTTAACGGACTATGGTATAACGGATTGAGGTTTGCCGCCGCACTCTTTGCCGAAGACAAAGAGATGGCATCGAAAGTCGAGCAGTGGAACGCTATCGCCGATAAGACGGCAGAGTCGTTCGTACATACCTTCTTGAACGATTATGGTTATCTGGTAGACTATGTGGACGGTGCGATGTCCGATTGGAGTGTACGTCCCAATATGTTGATAGCTCTGTCGCTCGATTATTCTCCGTTGGACAAACGGCAGAGGAAACGTGCATTGGAAGTGGTTACACGGGAATTGCTGACCCCCAAAGGTATCCGCACTCTGAGTCCTAAGAGCTATGGCTACAATCCTACTTATGTAGGGTCGCAGACCGAACGCGAATATGCTTATCATCAAGGACCTGCTCGCCCGTGGTTGATGGGAGCGTATGCCGATGCCTATTTGAAGATATTCGGTATTAGCGGGGTATCGTTTTTGGAACGTATGCTGATAGGGTTTGAAGATGAAATGTCTCAGACTTGCATTGGCTCTATCTCCGAGCTGTTCGACGGGAATCCACCTTTCGCAGGCCGGGGAGCTATCAGCTATGCCGCCAATGTCGGTGAAATATTGAGAGTATTGAATTTATTGAAAAAGTATAACATGTAA
- a CDS encoding T9SS type A sorting domain-containing protein, which produces MEGYVPPFTAVKNEEQVTTGGIVGTSYNTFLEKCFYGDGCVGDGYNDIGTALPSDELLSDAQVRTMNSAASGIVLSDPFVSSLKMWRPGENGPALIEEDYVQSNWWTSDGNYDVSWYDGSRTEFTISTPAQLAGLAYLVNTCHTFSGKTILLTNDIDLAEHLWVPIGRNSRNAQSVAIFGGTFDGGGHVIRNLNISMKAYSYAQGSTTCLVGFFGYSSGVIENVTLAEDCAVRVTATGSQYLNVGSICGVLGGNYIANCHNRAYIEARSLFDDIFAAGILGFDNQYNPVYNCSNANDVVGFSTWGIVCVSGLVAANAKVVNGYNTGNISGTGPSVEVGGITPSFAQLNNVYNTGRLTATGRSIIPEPEPVATASPIVASYGASVENGYYDIACVEDTTGMNVKGTAMTADEMKSFAFAELLTSHAASLVKSDPDLPEMLSWTVRPEENDGFPVFGEAVEAGGWWTSAGNYDISWYDEAEDSFSISSPAQLAGVAYLVKNGRTFEGKTVTLTGNIDLDGLKWEPIGKANLQQIFKGVFDGGGYEIHNLRSEVISTGEAYSGLFGAIYQAQVTRVVLAEDCEIRTSYYGGGVVAYAQESEIVSCENRASVSFEGPAGYVGGIAGYVVSTSSIDRCENLGIVTGTVQPSDNYASCLVYAGGIAGVNQESTIINSSNHAVVAVEALPEYDSCAGGIVGYNSGSSTFIANCYNAAGVRLSGSGFAGGILSYTDNADIRVANCYNIGTVSGVPGKSYPVVPILSADSEDCYYLTNCVEGEGSYAGTALTVDYMKSTAFAARLNDWSKTNNSSETGRQTLYWKVEDAENDGYPVFTDQDPGYTGVESVVSGVRIYPTTVSGELFVCGTESPIYVYNLAGHIVSIIDPTEEITVVDMSRLVAGVYLVRTGDKVVRLVKL; this is translated from the coding sequence TTGGAAGGCTATGTACCGCCGTTCACGGCTGTTAAGAACGAAGAGCAGGTAACGACGGGCGGTATTGTCGGGACGTCCTACAATACCTTTTTGGAGAAATGTTTTTATGGGGACGGTTGCGTCGGAGACGGTTACAATGATATAGGAACTGCGTTACCTTCGGACGAATTGCTTTCCGATGCGCAGGTGCGTACGATGAATTCAGCTGCGTCGGGTATCGTTTTGAGCGATCCTTTCGTATCTTCCTTGAAGATGTGGAGGCCGGGAGAAAACGGACCTGCATTGATAGAGGAGGATTATGTGCAGTCCAATTGGTGGACTTCGGACGGAAACTACGATGTCTCGTGGTATGACGGCTCTCGTACCGAGTTCACTATTTCTACTCCGGCACAGTTGGCGGGATTGGCTTATTTGGTGAATACATGCCATACGTTTAGCGGTAAAACAATTTTGTTGACAAACGATATTGATTTGGCGGAACATTTATGGGTTCCCATTGGACGTAATTCCCGAAATGCACAGTCTGTGGCAATTTTTGGCGGAACGTTCGACGGTGGGGGGCACGTGATACGTAATCTGAATATAAGTATGAAGGCGTATTCGTATGCGCAAGGGAGTACTACGTGTCTTGTCGGTTTCTTCGGCTATTCTTCCGGAGTGATCGAAAATGTGACTTTGGCGGAAGATTGCGCGGTGCGGGTTACCGCTACCGGTTCGCAATACCTTAATGTGGGAAGTATATGTGGTGTGTTGGGTGGTAATTATATTGCGAATTGTCATAATCGGGCCTATATAGAGGCTCGAAGCCTTTTCGATGATATATTCGCCGCCGGTATTTTGGGATTTGACAACCAATATAATCCGGTTTATAATTGCTCCAATGCGAATGATGTTGTCGGATTTTCGACTTGGGGCATTGTGTGTGTCTCGGGGCTGGTGGCAGCTAATGCGAAGGTAGTGAACGGGTATAATACCGGGAATATATCGGGTACGGGACCGAGTGTGGAGGTCGGGGGAATAACCCCCTCGTTTGCGCAGTTGAATAATGTGTATAATACCGGTCGACTTACGGCGACGGGACGATCGATTATTCCTGAGCCGGAGCCGGTTGCAACGGCTTCCCCAATTGTCGCTTCTTACGGTGCGAGTGTTGAAAATGGTTACTACGATATCGCTTGTGTGGAAGATACGACCGGAATGAATGTCAAGGGTACGGCGATGACGGCCGATGAAATGAAATCCTTTGCGTTTGCCGAATTGCTGACCTCCCATGCAGCCTCTCTTGTCAAGAGTGATCCCGACCTGCCCGAAATGCTTTCTTGGACGGTTCGACCGGAAGAGAACGATGGTTTCCCCGTATTCGGTGAGGCCGTAGAGGCCGGCGGTTGGTGGACTTCGGCCGGAAATTACGATATTTCGTGGTATGACGAGGCCGAGGATTCGTTCTCCATTTCCTCCCCGGCACAACTGGCGGGTGTGGCTTACTTGGTGAAGAACGGCCGGACTTTCGAGGGTAAAACAGTCACTTTGACCGGGAATATCGATTTGGACGGGCTTAAATGGGAACCGATAGGAAAAGCGAATTTACAGCAAATTTTTAAGGGTGTCTTTGACGGGGGTGGCTACGAAATACATAACCTTCGTTCGGAAGTGATATCGACCGGTGAGGCTTATTCCGGACTTTTCGGAGCTATTTATCAGGCACAGGTCACCCGTGTGGTTTTAGCGGAAGATTGTGAAATACGGACTTCCTATTATGGCGGCGGTGTTGTGGCTTATGCTCAGGAGTCGGAAATTGTTTCATGCGAAAATCGGGCTTCTGTTTCGTTTGAAGGCCCCGCCGGATATGTAGGTGGGATAGCCGGGTATGTTGTTTCGACTTCTTCGATCGATCGTTGTGAGAATCTCGGTATTGTAACCGGTACGGTTCAACCTTCCGATAATTATGCCTCTTGCCTTGTTTATGCCGGCGGTATTGCGGGAGTTAATCAAGAGTCCACGATTATAAACAGCAGCAATCATGCAGTTGTCGCGGTAGAGGCTTTGCCGGAATATGATTCTTGTGCAGGGGGGATTGTCGGGTATAACTCCGGGAGTTCGACGTTTATTGCGAACTGTTATAATGCGGCAGGAGTGCGGCTGTCGGGATCCGGTTTTGCCGGAGGAATATTATCTTATACCGATAATGCCGATATTCGTGTGGCAAATTGTTATAATATAGGAACCGTATCGGGTGTCCCCGGAAAATCGTACCCGGTCGTGCCGATTTTATCGGCCGATTCGGAGGATTGTTATTATCTGACGAATTGTGTGGAAGGGGAGGGCTCTTATGCCGGAACGGCGTTGACGGTCGACTATATGAAATCGACAGCTTTTGCCGCAAGATTGAACGATTGGTCCAAGACGAACAATTCCTCGGAAACAGGCCGGCAGACTCTATATTGGAAAGTCGAGGATGCCGAGAATGACGGGTATCCGGTATTTACCGATCAGGATCCCGGTTATACCGGTGTAGAATCTGTGGTGTCGGGCGTGCGGATATATCCGACGACTGTATCGGGAGAGCTTTTCGTGTGTGGAACCGAGAGTCCGATTTATGTCTATAACCTTGCCGGGCATATCGTTTCGATTATCGATCCGACAGAAGAAATTACAGTCGTGGATATGTCGAGATTGGTAGCCGGTGTTTATTTGGTGAGGACGGGAGATAAAGTCGTACGTTTGGTGAAACTATAA